A single window of Archangium gephyra DNA harbors:
- a CDS encoding SDR family NAD(P)-dependent oxidoreductase has translation MTEAKKLVAVITGASRGIGKGFALALGQRGATVYVVGRTTVSGSQVSAGGVPVPGSIHEAAAEVTAAGGRGIAVACDLANDDDIRALFERVKKESGHVNILVNNAASLHEEMGKRPFWEAPVKLADIINVGLRCHHVATYYAAPLLITSGRGLVVNISFYSNAKIHDPAYYAAKAGLDQLASSYSEDFTPFNVTAISLWPGFVKTERAEMILGEGAGDHPALRLGMESPQYCGRVISAMWDDPDMMKLTGKTLIAAELGERYGVSDLPGHNPKSLREVYGSPHAQFDLD, from the coding sequence ATGACAGAAGCAAAGAAACTGGTGGCTGTGATCACAGGTGCCAGCCGAGGGATTGGCAAAGGCTTCGCGCTCGCGCTGGGCCAGCGCGGGGCGACGGTCTATGTGGTGGGCCGCACCACCGTCAGTGGTTCTCAGGTATCGGCAGGTGGCGTGCCAGTGCCCGGTTCGATCCACGAAGCCGCCGCTGAAGTCACCGCCGCCGGCGGACGCGGCATTGCCGTCGCATGCGATCTCGCCAATGACGACGATATTCGTGCACTGTTCGAGCGGGTAAAGAAGGAAAGTGGCCATGTGAACATATTGGTCAACAATGCCGCGTCCCTCCATGAGGAGATGGGCAAGCGCCCCTTCTGGGAAGCGCCGGTCAAGTTGGCCGATATCATCAATGTGGGGCTACGCTGCCACCATGTCGCGACCTATTATGCCGCGCCCCTGCTGATCACGAGCGGCCGGGGACTGGTCGTCAATATCTCCTTCTACAGCAACGCGAAGATTCATGACCCGGCTTATTATGCGGCGAAGGCTGGTCTGGATCAGCTGGCGTCGTCCTATTCGGAGGATTTCACGCCGTTCAACGTCACCGCGATTTCGCTTTGGCCCGGCTTTGTGAAGACCGAACGCGCGGAAATGATCCTCGGGGAGGGCGCCGGAGATCATCCGGCTTTGAGACTGGGAATGGAAAGCCCACAATATTGCGGACGCGTCATCAGCGCGATGTGGGACGATCCTGATATGATGAAGCTGACCGGAAAGACGCTCATCGCGGCTGAACTGGGCGAAAGATATGGCGTATCGGACCTACCCGGCCATAACCCCAAATCGCTACGCGAAGTTTACGGGTCGCCGCACGCCCAATTCGACTTGGATTGA
- a CDS encoding tetratricopeptide repeat protein: MRLERTCGRGHPPGRAVQEGLRLSAVTQEHLVDSALHRLWGECLRRLERRQEAKYCFLRALAIARQQGAGLFELRATMGLCRLLAERGRPQVARRMLERACPGVQCTGAPGEGLHQEMQSPGLTALWGP; the protein is encoded by the coding sequence ATGCGCCTCGAGAGGACGTGCGGGCGTGGCCACCCACCGGGGAGGGCGGTACAGGAAGGGCTGCGCCTGAGCGCGGTGACGCAGGAGCACCTCGTCGATTCCGCGCTGCACCGGCTGTGGGGTGAGTGCCTGCGGCGGTTGGAAAGGCGGCAGGAGGCGAAGTATTGCTTCCTGCGCGCCCTCGCCATTGCCCGCCAGCAGGGCGCGGGCCTCTTCGAGCTGCGCGCGACGATGGGCCTGTGCCGGCTGCTGGCGGAGCGGGGCCGTCCGCAGGTGGCGCGGCGGATGCTGGAGCGGGCGTGCCCAGGCGTGCAGTGTACTGGCGCACCTGGGGAGGGCTTACATCAGGAAATGCAGAGTCCTGGACTCACCGCCCTCTGGGGACCGTAG
- a CDS encoding NADPH-dependent F420 reductase, which translates to MKIGIMGTGHIGKTLVQKLSVAGHDVKVANSRGPETIGADVLALGGRAVSAADTVADVDAVIISIPLNRIPQIAPLIARLPADTVVIDTSNYYPARDGRIDAIEAGQVESLWVAEQLGRPIAKAWNAIGSGSFAKKGKPAGSPDRIAIPVAAERETDRQVTLALVEATGFDAFYSGTLAESWRQQPGAPGYCTDLTREEMPAALAAADRARLPKRRDLAFAAVMERLGDGTRNPDADWGVRLSRTLYL; encoded by the coding sequence ATGAAGATCGGCATCATGGGCACTGGCCACATCGGGAAGACCTTGGTCCAGAAGTTGAGTGTGGCCGGACATGACGTGAAGGTGGCCAACTCCCGTGGCCCGGAGACGATCGGGGCCGACGTGCTGGCGTTGGGCGGACGCGCGGTCTCGGCGGCGGACACGGTGGCGGACGTCGACGCCGTGATCATCTCCATCCCCCTGAACCGGATTCCCCAGATCGCGCCGCTGATCGCCAGGCTGCCGGCCGATACGGTTGTCATCGACACCTCGAACTACTATCCGGCGCGCGACGGCAGGATCGACGCCATCGAAGCCGGTCAGGTCGAGAGCCTGTGGGTGGCCGAACAGCTGGGTCGGCCGATCGCGAAGGCCTGGAACGCCATCGGCTCCGGCTCCTTCGCGAAGAAGGGAAAGCCCGCGGGGAGCCCGGACCGCATTGCCATCCCCGTCGCGGCCGAGCGCGAGACGGATCGTCAGGTGACACTGGCACTCGTCGAGGCCACCGGATTCGACGCCTTCTATTCGGGGACCCTCGCGGAGTCCTGGCGGCAGCAGCCTGGCGCGCCCGGCTACTGCACGGACCTCACCCGCGAGGAGATGCCGGCCGCCCTTGCCGCAGCAGATCGGGCGCGATTGCCGAAGCGGCGCGACCTGGCTTTTGCGGCCGTCATGGAACGGCTCGGAGACGGCACGAGGAACCCGGATGCGGACTGGGGCGTCCGCCTGAGTCGTACGTTGTACCTGTGA
- a CDS encoding Coq4 family protein — protein sequence MVDPNTLSLPDNASLFTRLRVALQCLQVLKDDPANPTCGQLINICLDLNVYATLVQRLQGSEEGRRMLSERPSLQGEDLDLAALERLPEGTLGHEFARYFRDNKISPFKTTLELKNDIDFIGKRYRETHDVLHLLTGYGTDVMGEMELQAYALGNLGIQTAKLILAFGTLEQFKQPQSGVARSEYLRRLKAAYQRGRASQLFLDVWFEHHWETPVAVLSTRLCAPAKQLN from the coding sequence ATGGTCGACCCCAACACCCTGTCCCTGCCCGACAACGCCTCCCTGTTCACCCGTCTGCGCGTGGCGCTCCAGTGCCTGCAGGTGCTCAAGGACGATCCAGCGAACCCCACCTGCGGCCAGTTGATCAACATCTGCCTGGACCTCAACGTCTACGCCACGCTCGTCCAGCGGCTCCAGGGCAGCGAGGAGGGGCGCCGCATGCTGTCCGAGCGGCCTTCGCTGCAGGGCGAGGACCTGGACCTGGCCGCGTTGGAGCGTCTGCCCGAGGGGACGCTGGGCCATGAGTTCGCGCGCTACTTCCGCGACAACAAGATCTCGCCCTTCAAGACGACGCTCGAGCTCAAGAACGACATCGACTTCATCGGCAAGCGCTACCGCGAGACGCATGACGTGTTGCACCTGCTGACGGGCTACGGCACGGACGTGATGGGCGAGATGGAGTTGCAGGCGTACGCCCTGGGCAACCTGGGGATCCAGACCGCGAAGCTCATCCTGGCGTTCGGCACGTTGGAACAATTCAAGCAGCCGCAGTCCGGCGTCGCGCGCTCCGAGTACCTGCGGCGGCTGAAGGCCGCGTACCAGCGGGGCCGCGCGTCCCAGCTGTTCCTCGATGTCTGGTTCGAGCACCACTGGGAGACGCCCGTGGCCGTGCTGAGCACGCGGCTGTGCGCTCCCGCGAAGCAGCTGAACTGA
- a CDS encoding fatty acid desaturase, translated as MSNGFIWSSADEPHAARRREMLRTHPEIKELYGPCSRTKYVCTLLVGLQLSLAFLLRDAPWWLIVLVAYAVGGVINQALLLAIHELSHNLAFRKPWHNRVFGVFINLPVGVPVAETFRYYHLRHHTHQGDERLDTDLPTEFEARLLRNRASKLLWLSCQGFAYALRPLFVHPKKPGASELTNLLVQVAFNVAVFHFWGGKALAYLPISSLIVMGLHPIAGHYISEHYVFREGQETYSYYGPLNVLAFNVGYHNEHHDFPYVPGSRLPKLRAMAPEFYDGLLSHPSWTATLWNFVMSPSLGGYSRIKRRVERQRD; from the coding sequence ATGTCCAATGGCTTCATCTGGTCCAGCGCGGACGAACCGCACGCCGCGCGGCGGCGCGAGATGCTTCGCACCCATCCCGAGATCAAGGAACTCTACGGCCCGTGCTCGCGCACGAAGTACGTCTGCACGCTGCTCGTTGGGCTGCAGCTCTCGCTCGCCTTCCTGCTGCGTGACGCGCCCTGGTGGCTGATTGTTCTGGTCGCCTATGCGGTGGGCGGAGTGATCAACCAGGCGCTACTCCTGGCCATTCACGAGCTCTCTCACAATCTCGCGTTTCGCAAGCCCTGGCACAATCGCGTGTTCGGCGTCTTCATCAATCTGCCCGTGGGGGTGCCGGTCGCGGAAACGTTTCGCTACTACCACCTGCGCCATCACACCCATCAGGGGGACGAGCGGCTCGACACGGATCTACCGACGGAGTTCGAGGCGCGCTTGCTGCGCAATCGCGCAAGCAAACTGCTCTGGCTCTCTTGCCAAGGCTTTGCCTACGCGCTCCGCCCGCTGTTCGTGCATCCAAAGAAGCCGGGGGCTTCCGAGCTCACGAACCTGCTCGTGCAGGTCGCGTTCAACGTGGCCGTGTTCCATTTCTGGGGCGGCAAAGCGCTTGCCTATCTGCCGATCAGTTCACTGATCGTCATGGGGCTCCATCCGATTGCCGGACACTACATCTCGGAGCACTACGTCTTCCGCGAAGGGCAGGAGACCTACTCGTACTACGGGCCGCTCAACGTGCTCGCGTTCAATGTCGGCTACCACAACGAGCACCACGACTTCCCCTACGTTCCTGGCTCGCGCCTGCCGAAGCTACGAGCGATGGCGCCGGAATTCTACGACGGTCTCCTGTCGCACCCATCGTGGACGGCGACGCTTTGGAACTTCGTCATGAGCCCCAGCCTGGGCGGTTACAGCCGCATCAAGCGGCGCGTGGAGCGGCAGCGAGACTAG
- a CDS encoding MarR family winged helix-turn-helix transcriptional regulator — protein MASKRQSVGTQLSFALYGAANRMVRLHKPFLEPLGLTFPQYLVILELLNGAPLSVGALGARLDMDTGTITPLVKRLDAAGLVTRTRDPADERRVMVDLTPRGRALEAEVWGVSDKIKSACQLTTQGLDELRRTLDALAHPADE, from the coding sequence ATGGCATCCAAGCGACAGAGCGTTGGCACCCAGCTTTCCTTCGCGCTTTACGGCGCGGCGAACCGGATGGTGCGCCTGCACAAGCCCTTCCTCGAGCCGCTGGGTCTGACCTTCCCCCAGTACCTCGTGATCCTCGAATTGCTGAACGGCGCGCCCCTGTCCGTCGGTGCCCTCGGGGCCCGCCTCGACATGGACACGGGCACGATTACGCCGCTTGTCAAACGACTCGATGCAGCCGGCCTGGTCACGCGGACGCGCGACCCCGCCGACGAACGCCGCGTGATGGTCGACCTGACCCCCCGTGGCCGCGCCCTCGAAGCCGAGGTCTGGGGCGTCTCCGACAAGATCAAGTCTGCCTGCCAGCTCACCACCCAGGGCCTCGACGAGCTTCGTCGCACGCTGGATGCGCTGGCGCACCCGGCGGACGAGTAA
- a CDS encoding quinone oxidoreductase family protein translates to MKAWRAETFGKPSDVLRLVDVDVPVPGPGEALLRVLAANIGLPDRMMLEGRYFLVPTPPVTPGQEVVGIVEAAGRGYPFPIGTRVIGGTNFTSGSGGLAEYCLSPGRGAVPASDDMPDEHAAAFLGTFHVAYVGLVNRARARPGESLLVLGGSGGTGSTAIQLAKALGLTVIATVRDGKKAAYCRQQGADHVIDLGTGSLDAQVRALTGGKGADIVYDTVGSTLADQALDAIAIGGRYILIGFAGGSAFPTVEPFKILTHGISVTGALHSVRTAEERDDAITTLGRLFSEGKISMPIDKIIPFAEVPEALDRLGGAVNGKLIARIGDQRS, encoded by the coding sequence ATGAAGGCTTGGCGAGCCGAGACATTCGGCAAACCCAGTGATGTCTTGAGGCTGGTCGATGTCGACGTTCCTGTTCCAGGACCAGGAGAGGCGCTGCTCAGGGTTTTGGCGGCAAATATCGGCCTGCCTGACCGCATGATGCTGGAAGGCCGCTATTTCCTCGTGCCGACGCCGCCGGTGACCCCGGGTCAGGAGGTCGTCGGTATCGTCGAGGCGGCAGGACGCGGCTATCCCTTTCCGATCGGCACGCGGGTGATCGGCGGCACCAATTTCACCAGCGGCTCGGGCGGCTTGGCGGAATATTGCCTGTCCCCGGGCAGGGGCGCGGTGCCGGCGTCCGATGACATGCCCGACGAGCATGCGGCAGCGTTCCTGGGAACGTTCCACGTCGCTTATGTCGGGCTGGTCAATCGCGCCCGTGCAAGGCCGGGCGAGTCGCTGTTGGTGCTTGGCGGATCAGGAGGGACCGGTTCGACCGCGATCCAGCTCGCCAAGGCTTTGGGCCTCACCGTGATCGCCACCGTGCGCGACGGGAAGAAGGCCGCGTACTGCCGTCAGCAAGGCGCCGACCATGTCATCGACCTTGGGACCGGTTCGCTGGACGCGCAGGTCCGCGCGCTGACCGGAGGCAAAGGCGCCGACATCGTCTATGACACGGTCGGGTCGACATTAGCCGACCAGGCTCTCGACGCGATTGCCATCGGCGGACGTTATATCCTGATCGGCTTTGCCGGCGGTTCGGCTTTCCCCACGGTCGAGCCCTTCAAAATCCTGACGCATGGCATCTCCGTCACCGGCGCTTTGCACAGCGTGCGCACCGCTGAGGAGCGCGATGACGCGATCACCACACTGGGTCGTCTGTTCTCCGAAGGGAAGATCTCCATGCCGATCGACAAGATCATACCGTTCGCTGAAGTCCCCGAGGCTCTCGACCGTCTGGGAGGTGCGGTCAACGGCAAGTTGATCGCCCGTATCGGCGACCAGCGCTCCTGA
- a CDS encoding SDR family NAD(P)-dependent oxidoreductase: protein MKLHDKIIVVTGGGSGLGRELVLALLSKGASVAAVDVNAAALEETVKLAGMNSANLATYTLNIADRAAVEALPERVISRFGAVDGIINNAGVIQPFVKLKDLDYAAIDRVMNVNLFGTLYMTKAFLPHLLARPEAHITNISSMGGFLPVPGQTIYGASKAAVKLMTEGLSSELQGTNVRVTVVFPGAMGTNIAVNSGVMETLQLKAGEAPPVKMLGPDKAARIILDGIENNRYRVLVGSDARFMDAIYRLHPQRAARFILNQMSGLLSQ, encoded by the coding sequence ATGAAACTCCACGACAAGATCATCGTCGTGACCGGCGGCGGAAGTGGCCTGGGCCGGGAGCTCGTCCTCGCGCTGCTGTCGAAGGGCGCGAGCGTCGCCGCCGTGGACGTCAACGCGGCCGCGCTCGAGGAGACCGTCAAGCTGGCGGGGATGAACAGCGCCAACCTGGCCACCTATACCTTGAACATCGCGGACCGGGCCGCGGTGGAGGCGCTCCCGGAGCGGGTCATCTCCCGCTTCGGGGCGGTGGACGGCATCATCAACAACGCGGGCGTGATTCAGCCCTTCGTGAAGTTGAAGGACCTCGACTACGCGGCGATCGACCGGGTGATGAACGTCAACCTGTTCGGAACGCTCTACATGACGAAGGCGTTCCTGCCGCATTTGCTCGCCCGCCCGGAGGCGCACATCACGAACATCTCCAGCATGGGCGGCTTCCTGCCCGTGCCGGGACAGACCATCTACGGCGCCTCCAAGGCGGCCGTGAAGCTGATGACGGAAGGTCTGAGCTCGGAGCTGCAGGGGACGAACGTGCGCGTCACGGTGGTGTTCCCGGGAGCGATGGGGACGAACATCGCGGTGAACTCGGGGGTGATGGAGACGTTGCAGCTGAAGGCCGGGGAGGCGCCGCCGGTCAAGATGCTGGGTCCTGACAAGGCCGCGCGGATCATCCTCGATGGCATCGAGAACAACCGCTACCGCGTCCTGGTCGGCTCCGACGCCAGGTTCATGGATGCCATCTACAGACTGCACCCCCAGCGCGCGGCGCGGTTCATCCTCAATCAGATGAGCGGCTTGTTGTCGCAATAG
- a CDS encoding SMP-30/gluconolactonase/LRE family protein, with the protein MTRFLSNTLAAGLLLVGGQALSAPPPAYKQEVVVAGSPFQGVHGLALDGKGHLLASNLLGQSVHSIDLSNGAVSTLVGPPLGGADDVALGPDGSIYWTGFFSGQLMRRTPEGKTRVIAKDLPGLNSLAFRRDGRLYVTQLGRGADVLSEVDPNGRKPPRKILSGHGFLNGFEFGPDDRLYGPLLMKGQVVRIDVDAGTLEPVAQGFAMPVAANFDASRENLYVLDSVLGQLVRVRVATGEKTVVAKLPTGLDNLTVGPDDQVYVSNMVDNDIHVVTPADGSIRKLVEARLSVPSGLALAPDDPDENLYVADVYALRRVGGRDGKISQTARVLSSRMTFPMHVSLGAKHVVLSSAYLAAVQVLDRTSGEVLRTIPNTNGVQGVLELADGTLLVAEGTTGRLVRVEAAEAAGSTVLTEGLEGPVGLVADTEAKEPGVYVTEVRSGRVTRVRLSDGARSTVAKGLKAPEGLARHPDGGLIVAEVGRKQLVRIDPATGRSTVIASGLRIGLPESGGFPPGYIPTGVAVGQSGTIYLSSDMESALYRFVPESAPVTGKAQP; encoded by the coding sequence ATGACGCGATTCCTCTCCAACACCCTGGCGGCCGGGCTGCTGTTGGTGGGTGGCCAGGCTCTCTCCGCCCCTCCACCTGCCTATAAGCAGGAGGTGGTGGTGGCCGGCTCTCCCTTCCAGGGCGTCCATGGGCTGGCTCTCGATGGCAAGGGGCACCTGCTGGCCAGCAATCTGCTTGGCCAGTCGGTCCACTCCATCGACTTGAGCAATGGCGCGGTGAGCACCCTGGTGGGGCCTCCGCTGGGCGGCGCGGATGATGTGGCGCTGGGGCCGGATGGCTCCATCTACTGGACCGGTTTCTTCTCCGGCCAGTTGATGCGGCGCACGCCGGAGGGAAAGACGCGCGTCATCGCCAAGGATCTGCCGGGCCTCAACTCGCTGGCCTTCCGCCGCGACGGCAGGCTCTACGTCACCCAGCTCGGCCGGGGCGCGGATGTGTTGTCGGAAGTGGATCCGAACGGGCGCAAGCCTCCTCGGAAGATCCTCTCCGGTCACGGCTTCCTCAACGGCTTCGAGTTCGGTCCGGACGACCGGTTGTACGGCCCGCTCCTGATGAAGGGGCAGGTTGTTCGGATCGACGTGGATGCGGGGACCCTCGAGCCCGTGGCGCAGGGCTTCGCGATGCCGGTCGCCGCCAACTTCGATGCGAGCCGCGAGAACCTCTACGTGTTGGACTCGGTGCTGGGCCAGCTGGTCCGCGTCCGGGTGGCCACGGGAGAGAAGACGGTCGTCGCGAAGCTGCCCACGGGGCTCGACAACCTGACGGTCGGCCCCGATGACCAGGTGTACGTGTCCAACATGGTGGACAACGACATCCACGTGGTCACTCCCGCGGATGGCTCCATCCGGAAGCTCGTCGAGGCGCGCTTGAGCGTGCCCTCGGGCCTCGCCCTCGCGCCGGATGATCCGGACGAGAACCTGTACGTGGCGGATGTGTATGCCCTTCGCCGGGTGGGCGGGCGGGATGGGAAGATTTCCCAGACGGCCCGGGTCCTCTCCTCGCGGATGACCTTCCCGATGCACGTGAGCCTGGGCGCGAAGCACGTGGTGCTGAGCAGTGCCTACCTGGCCGCCGTGCAGGTCCTGGATCGAACCTCGGGAGAGGTGCTGCGGACGATTCCCAACACGAATGGCGTCCAGGGCGTGCTGGAGCTCGCCGATGGAACGCTGCTCGTCGCCGAGGGCACCACGGGCCGGCTCGTCCGGGTGGAGGCCGCCGAGGCCGCGGGGAGCACGGTGCTGACGGAGGGCCTGGAGGGGCCGGTGGGGCTCGTGGCCGACACGGAGGCGAAGGAGCCGGGGGTGTACGTCACCGAGGTGCGCTCGGGGCGGGTGACCCGGGTGCGCCTCTCGGATGGAGCCCGGAGCACGGTGGCCAAGGGGCTGAAGGCACCGGAGGGCCTTGCCCGGCATCCGGACGGCGGATTGATCGTCGCCGAGGTGGGCCGCAAGCAGCTGGTGCGCATCGATCCGGCCACGGGACGCTCCACGGTCATCGCAAGCGGCTTGCGCATCGGTCTGCCCGAGAGCGGGGGCTTCCCGCCCGGGTACATCCCCACGGGGGTGGCCGTGGGCCAGTCGGGGACCATCTACCTGTCGTCCGACATGGAGAGCGCCCTCTACCGGTTCGTCCCCGAGTCCGCCCCCGTCACGGGGAAGGCACAGCCATGA
- a CDS encoding flavin-containing monooxygenase, whose protein sequence is MIASKKGEVSFSPEALREKYRLEREKRLRADGNAQYRDLSGLYADFDKDPYVEPGFTRPALTEKIDVLIVGGGFGGMLAAVRLRQAGVESIRIVEKGGDFGGTWYWNRYPGAACDVESYIYMPLLEETGYIPKEKYAKAPEIFAHCQRIGRQFDLYKAALFQTQISQMDWDENTRRWNVTTTRGDKLAARFVIIAGGIMHKAKLPGIPGIETFKGHSFHTSRWDYAYTGGGPTGGMTRLADKRVGIIGTGATAVQVVPQLGAAARQLYVFQRTPSGVGVRANQPTDEAWAKSLKPGWQEERIRNFTALVSGLEQNVDLVRDGWTSLFDASELRRARSPEEAAELHQLSNFRKMEEIRARVASIVKDPVTAEALKPYYDPLCKRPCFHDEYLDAFNRPNVQLVDTDGKGVERITPTGVVVNGKEYEVDCLVYASGFEVAGDYTRKLGFDIRGRGGRSLGEAWADGPSTLHGVTTRGYPNLLLIGLTQSSWAINFVHILGELARHAAYLVEQSLKRGVEAIEPTQEAQDQWWGTILASLQHSGMAFGGAECTPGYINNEGQKPHPRMIRSAGYAGGTLGFIDILENWRKSNELPGLELTQGGNYP, encoded by the coding sequence ATGATTGCGTCGAAGAAGGGTGAGGTCTCGTTCTCTCCGGAAGCGCTGAGGGAGAAGTACCGGCTCGAGCGTGAGAAGCGGCTGCGCGCTGACGGCAACGCCCAGTACCGCGACCTCAGCGGCCTCTACGCGGACTTCGACAAGGATCCGTACGTCGAGCCCGGCTTCACCCGTCCGGCGCTGACGGAGAAGATCGACGTCTTGATTGTCGGTGGTGGCTTTGGCGGCATGCTGGCGGCGGTGCGGCTGCGCCAGGCGGGGGTGGAGTCCATCCGCATCGTCGAGAAGGGAGGCGACTTCGGCGGCACCTGGTACTGGAACCGCTATCCGGGCGCCGCCTGCGACGTGGAGTCCTACATCTACATGCCGCTGCTCGAGGAGACCGGTTACATCCCCAAGGAGAAGTACGCCAAGGCGCCGGAGATCTTCGCCCACTGCCAGCGGATCGGCCGGCAGTTCGACCTCTACAAGGCGGCGCTGTTCCAGACGCAGATTTCGCAGATGGACTGGGACGAGAACACCCGGCGCTGGAATGTCACGACCACCCGGGGCGACAAGCTCGCGGCGCGCTTCGTCATCATCGCCGGTGGCATCATGCACAAGGCGAAGCTGCCCGGCATTCCGGGCATCGAGACCTTCAAGGGCCACAGCTTCCACACCAGCCGGTGGGACTATGCCTATACCGGTGGCGGCCCCACGGGCGGCATGACCCGGCTGGCCGACAAGCGCGTGGGCATCATCGGCACGGGCGCGACCGCGGTGCAGGTGGTCCCCCAGCTCGGTGCCGCGGCCAGGCAGTTGTATGTCTTCCAGCGCACGCCCTCGGGCGTCGGGGTGCGGGCCAACCAGCCCACCGATGAGGCCTGGGCGAAGTCGCTCAAGCCCGGCTGGCAGGAGGAGCGCATCCGCAACTTCACCGCGCTCGTCTCCGGTCTCGAGCAGAACGTGGACCTGGTGCGCGACGGGTGGACCTCGCTCTTCGATGCTTCCGAGCTGCGCCGCGCCAGGAGCCCCGAGGAGGCGGCCGAGCTCCACCAGCTGTCCAACTTCCGCAAGATGGAGGAGATCCGCGCGCGGGTGGCCTCCATCGTGAAGGATCCGGTGACGGCCGAGGCGCTCAAGCCCTACTACGATCCGCTGTGCAAGCGGCCCTGCTTCCACGACGAATACCTGGACGCGTTCAACCGCCCCAACGTGCAGCTCGTGGATACCGACGGCAAGGGCGTGGAGCGGATCACTCCCACCGGCGTGGTGGTGAACGGCAAGGAGTACGAGGTGGACTGCCTCGTCTACGCCTCGGGCTTCGAGGTCGCGGGCGACTACACCCGCAAGCTGGGCTTCGACATTCGCGGGCGCGGCGGCAGGTCCCTGGGCGAGGCCTGGGCCGACGGCCCGTCGACGCTCCACGGCGTGACCACCCGCGGCTATCCGAACCTCCTGCTGATCGGTCTCACCCAGAGCAGCTGGGCGATCAACTTCGTCCACATCCTCGGGGAGCTGGCGCGGCACGCCGCCTACCTCGTGGAGCAGAGCCTGAAGCGGGGCGTCGAGGCGATCGAACCGACGCAGGAGGCGCAGGACCAGTGGTGGGGGACGATCCTCGCCAGCCTCCAGCACAGCGGCATGGCCTTTGGCGGTGCCGAGTGCACGCCCGGCTACATCAACAACGAGGGCCAGAAGCCTCACCCGCGCATGATTCGCAGCGCCGGTTACGCGGGCGGCACGCTGGGGTTCATCGACATCCTGGAGAACTGGCGCAAGTCCAATGAGCTTCCGGGTCTGGAGCTCACCCAGGGAGGAAACTACCCGTGA
- a CDS encoding VOC family protein → MKASSAWYQTLLQLHGGDADHPHRLVYDRLWSGETLVLQLHRWDAEEHPNLMGADRAPHGHGVLLWFELDDFDAAVERVRRLGARVIEEPHVNPAPQHREIWIEDLDGYVVVLASPDGEAS, encoded by the coding sequence GTGAAGGCCAGCAGCGCGTGGTACCAGACGCTGCTGCAGTTGCACGGGGGCGATGCGGACCATCCCCACCGGCTCGTCTATGACCGCCTGTGGAGTGGAGAGACCCTCGTCCTCCAACTGCATCGTTGGGATGCCGAGGAGCACCCCAATTTGATGGGCGCCGATCGGGCACCGCACGGCCATGGCGTCCTTCTCTGGTTCGAGCTCGACGACTTCGATGCCGCCGTCGAACGCGTGAGACGTCTGGGCGCGCGGGTGATTGAAGAGCCGCACGTCAACCCCGCGCCGCAGCACCGGGAGATCTGGATCGAGGACCTGGACGGCTACGTCGTCGTTCTCGCCAGTCCTGATGGCGAGGCGAGCTGA